The following are from one region of the Tachysurus fulvidraco isolate hzauxx_2018 chromosome 15, HZAU_PFXX_2.0, whole genome shotgun sequence genome:
- the LOC113659260 gene encoding testicular haploid expressed gene protein-like isoform X2 → MASPNTRRFNSTPSPRILELARPRESKTVWLTTPVKVTWGNQETIWPPFRTSLKARNMSRILALSQPKKDFSALHQDLLRKDHKEAAKIRSTCLPATSQYEQVSRLATPNFRHRCPQVLSLPHTKRCEHSISSAVKNAVASPRILQLAQPRHEHPEYQSNRQSIETCGSRAANSSQVSKAARKATASARVKELSIPKSYTPP, encoded by the exons ATGGCGTCTCCAAACACGA gGCGTTTCAACTCAACCCCATCACCCAG gatCCTGGAGCTCGCTCGACCCCGAGAATCTAAAACAGTTTGGCTAACAACACCAGT AAAAGTGACTTGGGGAAACCAGGAGACAATATGGCCACCATTCAGGACTTCCTTAAAAGCCAGAAATATGTCAAGGATTTTGGCTCTGTCTCAACCCAAAAAAGATTTCTCTGCCCTCCATCAAGACCTGCTTAG aaaagATCACAAAGAAGCCGCGAAGATCAGGAGCACGTGTCTTCCCGCCACATCACAGTATGAGCAGGTCTCGCGCTTGGCAACGCCCAATTTTCGTCACAGGTGCCCTCAGGTACTGAG tctccCTCACACAAAGCGATGTGAGCACAGCATCAGCTCTGCAGTGAAGAATGCAGTAGCCTCTCCTCGCATACTTCAGCTTGCTCAGCCCAGACACGAACATCCTGAGTACCAGAGCAACCGCCAG AGTATAGAAACATGCGGCTCGCGTGCAGCTAATTCATCTCAG GTGTCTAAAGCAGCAAGAAAAGCCACAGCAAGTGCTCGTGTGAAAGAGCTGTCCATCCCCAAGAGCTATACCCctccctga
- the hopx gene encoding homeodomain-only protein: protein MASNGSGTGGLGTRLAEDQLRVLEENFSRGCRNPDGATLALVAAECGLSEDETLKWFRMRNAQWRQAEGLPPQPGSVKD, encoded by the exons ATGGCCTCTAACGGGAGCGGCACGGGGGGGCTGGGCACGCGCCTGGCGGAGGATCAGCTGCGCGTGTTAGAAGAGAATTTCTCTCGTGGGTGCCGAAACCCGGACGGAGCGACGCTCGCGCTGGTCGCCGCCGAATGTGGACTCAGTGAGGACGAGACGCTG AAATGGTTCAGGATGCGCAATGCTCAGTGGAGACAAGCAGAAGGACTGCCTCCTCAACCGGGATCAGTCAAAGACTGA
- the LOC113659260 gene encoding testicular haploid expressed gene protein-like isoform X1: MASPNTRRFNSTPSPRILELARPRESKTVWLTTPVKVTWGNQETIWPPFRTSLKARNMSRILALSQPKKDFSALHQDLLRKDHKEAAKIRSTCLPATSQYEQVSRLATPNFRHRCPQVLSLPHTKRCEHSISSAVKNAVASPRILQLAQPRHEHPEYQSNRQSIETCGSRAANSSQVSLRLEQLCAPKLRESKLFYQYGCPESPIRPVSKAARKATASARVKELSIPKSYTPP; the protein is encoded by the exons ATGGCGTCTCCAAACACGA gGCGTTTCAACTCAACCCCATCACCCAG gatCCTGGAGCTCGCTCGACCCCGAGAATCTAAAACAGTTTGGCTAACAACACCAGT AAAAGTGACTTGGGGAAACCAGGAGACAATATGGCCACCATTCAGGACTTCCTTAAAAGCCAGAAATATGTCAAGGATTTTGGCTCTGTCTCAACCCAAAAAAGATTTCTCTGCCCTCCATCAAGACCTGCTTAG aaaagATCACAAAGAAGCCGCGAAGATCAGGAGCACGTGTCTTCCCGCCACATCACAGTATGAGCAGGTCTCGCGCTTGGCAACGCCCAATTTTCGTCACAGGTGCCCTCAGGTACTGAG tctccCTCACACAAAGCGATGTGAGCACAGCATCAGCTCTGCAGTGAAGAATGCAGTAGCCTCTCCTCGCATACTTCAGCTTGCTCAGCCCAGACACGAACATCCTGAGTACCAGAGCAACCGCCAG AGTATAGAAACATGCGGCTCGCGTGCAGCTAATTCATCTCAGGTGAGTCTGAGACTCGAGCAGCTGTGTGCGCCCAAACTGCGAGAAAGCAAACTCTTCTACCAGTATGGCTGTCCTGAGAGCCCCATAAGGCCC GTGTCTAAAGCAGCAAGAAAAGCCACAGCAAGTGCTCGTGTGAAAGAGCTGTCCATCCCCAAGAGCTATACCCctccctga
- the srp72 gene encoding signal recognition particle subunit SRP72, whose amino-acid sequence MASGAGSIASLWTEVNRCGQNGDFTRALKAVNKILHENKDDVTALRCKIVCLIQTGGFKEALNVINTHTKSLTIDIIGFEKAYCEYRLNRVESALKTIEGISDQTDKLKELYGQVLYRLERYTDCEVVYKDLIRNSQDEYEEERKTNLAAVQAARSTWEKATPEDLGLPESTYELCYNAACSLIGRGRLSQAMKKLREAEELCRLSLTEDSDMTEEDIDAELAVIHSQMAYVMQLQGKTEDALQLYNQVIKLKPSDVGLLAVTANNIITINKDQNVFDSKKKVKLMSADGVEYKLTKKQLQAIEFNKALLAMYTNQADQCRKLLANLQSQNPGHPQPVLIHVAQLCREKQHSKAMELLQKFSEKHPESASGIKLTMAQLYLTQGHVTKACDILRTIEDFKHKQGMVSALVTMYTHEEDIDSAIDVFTQAIQYYQSEQPGSLVHLSLVREAANFKLRYGRKKDCISDLEQLWKQNPKDVHTLAQLISAYSLVDQDKAKALSKHLPSPDTMSFNIDVEELENSHGATNVRKKAAKVVGENPPKEQGQVDLKKKRKKKKGKLPKNYDPTSTPDPERWLPMRERSYYRGRKKGKKKEQVGRGTQGATSGATTELDASKTASSPPTSPRPGSGTGTAPNVVPPRQQKPAAPGATRKKAPQKKKKGGKSGW is encoded by the exons TTCTTCACGAGAATAAGGATGACGTGACGGCGCTACGATGTAAAATCGTGTGTCTCATCCAGACTGGTGGATTCAAGGAGGCTCTCAACGTGATCAACACCCACACTAAGTCACTTACAAT TGACATTATCGGGTTTGAGAAAGCGTACTGTGAGTATCGGCTGAACCGTGTGGAAAGTGCACTGAAGACCATCGAGGGGATCTCTGACCAGACCGACAAACTCAAAGAGCTTTATGGCCAAGTG ctgtacagGCTGGAGCGGTACACTGATTGTGAAGTGGTCTATAAAGATCTGATCAGAAACTCCCAAGATGAATACgaggaggagagaaagacaaaCCTCGCCGCAGTGCAGGCTGCACGGAGCACCTGGGAAAAAGCAACACCT GAGGACTTGGGGCTACCGGAGAGCACGTATGAGCTTTGCTACAACGCAGCCTGCAGTCTGATTGGCAGAGGCCGTCTCTCTCAGGCCATGAAAAAACTCAGAGAAGCCGAAG agcTCTGTAGGTTATCTCTCACAGAAGACTCA gaCATGACGGAGGAGGATATAGACGCTGAGCTGGCAGTGATCCACTCTCAGATGGCTTATGTCATGCAGCTCCAAGGCAAGACAGAGGACGCACTGCAGCTGTACAACCAAGTCATCAAACTGAA GCCATCTGACGTGGGTCTGCTAGCAGTCACTGCAAATaacatcatcaccatcaacaag GACCAAAACGTGTTTGACTCCAAGAAGAAGGTGAAGCTGATGAGTGCAGATGGCGTGGAATACAAACTGACTAAGAAGCAGCTGCAAGCAATTGAGTTTAACAAAGCGCTGCTAGCGATGTATACCAACCAG GCTGATCAGTGCAGAAAGTTGTTGGCAAATCTGCAGTCACAGAACCCTGGACACCCGCAGCCAGTTCTCATCCATGTGGCTCAGCTGTGTCGGGAGAAGCAGCACAGCAAAGCCATGGAGCTGCTACAG AAATTTTCAGAGAAGCATCCAGAAAGCGCATCTGGAATCAAACTGACCATGGCACAACTCTATCTGACGCAAG GTCACGTGACTAAAGCTTGTGATATTCTGAGGACGATAGAGGATTTTAAGCACAAACAAGGAATG GTTTCTGCCCTggtcacaatgtacacacatgaGGAGGACATTGACAGCGCTATTGATGTCTTCACCCAAGCCATTCAGTATTATCAATCAGAACAG CCTGGCTCTTTGGTGCACCTCTCCCTTGTCCGTGAGGCAGCAAATTTTAAGCTCCGTTACGGAAGAAAGAAGGATTGCATTAGCGACTTAGAGCAGCTGTGGAAACAAAACCCTAAAGATGTGCACACACTGGCACAGCTCATCTCTGCATACTCGCTGGTGGATCAGGACAAGGCCAAAGC ACTCAGTAAGCATCTGCCGTCTCCTGACACCATGTCCTTTAACATCGACGTCGAGGAGCTAGAGAACTCTCACGGAGCCACGAATGTCAGAAAGAAAGCAGCGAAAGTTGTCGGGGAAAACCCACCCAAGGAACAGGG CCAAGTGGACCttaaaaagaagaggaaaaaaaagaaag GTAAACTACCAAAGAACTATGACCCTACATCAACCCCTGACCCTGAGCGGTGGCTGCCAATGCGAGAACGATCGTACTACCGTGGCAGGAAGAAGGGCAAGAAGAAGGAACAGGTGGGAAGAGGAACTCAGGGAGCGACATCAGGAGCTACAACTGAACT GGATGCCAGCAAAACAGCGAGCAGCCCGCCCACGTCCCCTCGGCCCGGCTCTGGCACCGGCACCGCCCCCAACGTCGTGCCGCCACGGCAACAGAAACCTGCCGCTCCGGGTGCAACACGCAAAAAAGCCcctcagaagaaaaagaagggagGAAAAAGTGGATGGTAG
- the arl9 gene encoding ADP-ribosylation factor-like protein 9, translated as MPGLRELGLAGAALTLTGGVAYVVWSLLDTERRRKAEKATLTPDLHADKEEKLETRSKESAREVASVTQKGQSGGCQVLVLGLDGAGKSSLLQCFVTGSTGQDVSPTQGFHAVSINREGLHIEFLEIGGEEKLREYWPMYLKKARVLVFVLDSADSERFPLAKASLHRMLASEPYLPLVLLANKQDLPGACGVTDLYESMALGSAGEGRRLCVLGTQVLKGSSDAHPSVQDAYELILEMMNSKSV; from the exons ATGCCCGGTTTGAGAGAACTTGGCTTAGCTGGAGCTGCTCTGACACTAACAGGAGGCGTCGCTTATGTTGTCTGGAGTTTGCTAGACACGGAAAGAAGACGAAAAGCAGAGAAAGCGACATTAACGCCGGATTTACACGCAGATAAAGAAGAAAAGTTAGAAACAAGGAGCAAGGAATCAGCACGAGAAGTCGCCAGTGTTACTCAG aaGGGACAGTCAGGAGGTTGTCAGGTGTTGGTGTTGGGTTTGGATGGTGCCGGCAAGTCGAGTCTTCTTCAATGCTTTGTGACCGGCAGCACAGGGCAGGACGTTTCACCCACTCAGGGGTTCCATGCTGTGTCTATCAACAGAGAAGGGCTGCACATTGAGTTTCTTGAGA TTGGTGGTGAGGAGAAGCTCCGTGAATACTGGCCCATGTATCTGAAGAAGGCTCGGGTGTTGGTGTTTGTACTGGACTCGGCCGATTCAGAACGCTTTCCTCTGGCTAAAGCCAGCCTGCACCGGATGCTGGCCTCTGAGCCGTATCTACCGCTGGTCCTGCTCGCTAATAAACAG gaccTCCCAGGTGCATGTGGGGTGACAGATCTGTACGAGTCGATGGCGTTGGGTTCAGCAGGCGAAGGCCGTAGGCTGTGTGTTTTGGGCACGCAGGTTCTGAAAGGCTCATCCGATGCTCATCCCAGTGTTCAGGACGCTTATGAGCTCATCCTGGAGATGATGAACAGTAAATCTGTCTAA